Proteins encoded by one window of Mariniplasma anaerobium:
- a CDS encoding Ig-like domain-containing protein produces the protein MKKMFLLIAAVLLLGFAVGCKQTTEEELKYTVTFDTAGGTLIAEQEVLNGGKVTKPSDPLRDGYLFSDIWMNGTFEWDFNIDIVTEDITLVATWIEISSTPTNIMVTDEIFSSNITWQQTDAELQTFSVYVKPVDGTSYTEVDGAFDIDDQEVLDTVVFTPTVIPQGGYYLVKVVAGIEEAISEEVLLGGLGSQENPYRVSMVSDVLAILDGDVSADAYYQQVQDVLMTLTEPIEINNDRKIVFNGQYDGNNKAISFTGNGGLFHEIGEAGVVKNLIIDATTTLSAAEDNLYPIGAVADTNNGLIENIDARASLTNARYQGELVVFTGTVDLTDQTSGAGGLVGVNGLTGTISNVSVGGAGAVKAGRGVGGVSAYNYGLIQQAYVTATLPAGNQANSGRSSNTYSFGGGITGYNFGTITQSVVSGRVFAQSAYSTSGDGNEGKNVGFGGIAGYNEGVISESSFARSLSAKEFIDKSMAEALGDSANNLGVASVHGDLYVGGIAGINAGEITNTYVGGAIIGGRDFVGGVTGLTLTGGTITNTYVFAEVAIKDDGGVKLTAANTKTTLTKYDIAPSGFDANTVFFRDLVNSSTSNAWKSGDSQLPMLPEFNAADLTKLGNKFAASGVLLWQQGAVTGVNIVLDSVVLPFGATENLEFSISPANAPDAFTTWTSSDEAIVEISGDGVITGVGAGNATVTVTTRDGGYTDTIEVTVEDYTQITSVVVTADSITLPEVNNIDVRDEIEIGSIIELTVEILPLDAEYQGYTISTSNSRAEAVGNVVTFVYGNTGPGSVSIKIDFEDASMDTLEYRFTTIEGAGEDISITDVTVTTDVLTLPEANNDAIRDEVYIGTVATFSIDILPLNATNQNYTITTSNSRAEAVDNVVTFVYGDTGPGSVSVYVTFEDPAIGELNYRFTTLEAPAEISITSVVVTTDVLTLPEANNADVRDLVDIGTVATFSVEILPANATNQNYTVTTSNSRAEAVGNVVTFVYGSTGPGSVSVYVTFEDPAIGELNYRFTTVEVVADVPITSVVVTADVLTLPEANNDAIRDAVDIGTVVTISVDSILPANATNQNYTVTTSNSRAEVNGNVVTFVLGSGAGSVSIYVTFEDTAIGELNYRFTTVVVD, from the coding sequence ATGAAAAAAATGTTTTTATTAATTGCAGCAGTACTTTTATTAGGATTCGCTGTAGGATGTAAACAAACAACAGAAGAGGAATTAAAGTATACAGTTACATTTGACACAGCAGGTGGTACTTTAATTGCTGAACAAGAAGTTTTAAATGGCGGTAAAGTCACTAAACCTAGTGATCCATTAAGAGACGGATATTTATTCTCTGATATATGGATGAATGGTACATTTGAATGGGATTTTAATATTGATATTGTAACTGAAGATATTACTTTAGTTGCTACATGGATAGAAATATCATCAACACCAACAAATATTATGGTGACTGATGAAATATTCTCATCAAATATTACTTGGCAACAAACAGATGCAGAACTACAAACGTTTAGCGTTTATGTTAAACCTGTAGATGGCACTAGCTACACTGAAGTCGATGGTGCATTTGATATTGATGATCAAGAAGTGCTAGATACTGTAGTATTCACACCAACAGTTATTCCACAAGGTGGATATTACTTGGTTAAAGTCGTTGCTGGTATTGAAGAAGCTATTAGTGAAGAAGTTTTATTAGGTGGTCTTGGTAGTCAAGAAAATCCTTATAGAGTCTCTATGGTTTCTGATGTCCTAGCTATATTAGATGGTGATGTATCTGCTGATGCTTACTATCAACAAGTACAAGATGTATTAATGACATTAACAGAACCAATTGAAATTAATAATGATCGCAAGATTGTATTTAATGGACAATATGATGGTAATAATAAGGCAATATCATTTACAGGTAATGGTGGTTTATTCCATGAAATTGGTGAAGCTGGTGTTGTTAAAAATCTTATTATAGATGCTACAACAACTTTAAGTGCAGCAGAAGATAATCTATATCCTATAGGTGCTGTTGCTGATACTAATAATGGTTTAATTGAAAATATTGATGCAAGAGCGTCATTAACAAATGCTAGATATCAAGGTGAATTGGTAGTATTTACTGGTACAGTAGATTTAACTGATCAAACAAGTGGTGCTGGTGGATTAGTAGGAGTTAATGGATTAACTGGTACTATTAGTAATGTATCTGTTGGTGGTGCTGGAGCAGTTAAAGCTGGTCGCGGTGTAGGTGGAGTATCCGCTTATAATTATGGTTTGATTCAACAAGCTTATGTAACTGCAACACTTCCTGCTGGAAATCAAGCAAATAGTGGTAGAAGTTCTAATACTTATTCATTTGGTGGTGGGATTACAGGATATAATTTTGGAACCATTACACAAAGTGTAGTTAGTGGTAGAGTATTTGCACAAAGTGCATATAGCACGAGTGGAGATGGCAATGAAGGTAAAAATGTTGGATTTGGTGGTATTGCAGGATATAACGAAGGCGTTATTAGTGAGTCTTCATTTGCAAGATCATTAAGTGCAAAAGAATTTATTGATAAATCAATGGCAGAAGCACTAGGTGATTCAGCAAATAATTTAGGCGTTGCTTCAGTACATGGTGACTTATATGTTGGTGGTATAGCTGGTATTAATGCTGGTGAAATCACAAATACTTATGTCGGTGGTGCAATCATTGGTGGTAGAGATTTTGTTGGTGGTGTCACAGGTTTAACTTTAACTGGTGGAACAATTACCAATACATATGTATTTGCAGAAGTTGCAATTAAAGATGATGGTGGTGTCAAATTGACAGCAGCTAATACAAAAACAACTTTAACTAAATATGATATCGCTCCTAGTGGTTTTGATGCAAATACAGTATTTTTTAGAGATTTAGTGAATTCATCTACATCTAATGCATGGAAATCTGGAGATAGTCAATTACCTATGTTACCAGAATTTAATGCAGCTGATTTAACAAAACTTGGTAATAAATTTGCAGCAAGTGGTGTCTTATTATGGCAACAAGGTGCTGTAACTGGTGTTAATATCGTTTTAGATTCAGTTGTCTTACCTTTTGGAGCAACAGAAAACTTAGAATTTTCAATTTCACCAGCAAATGCTCCTGATGCATTTACAACATGGACTTCAAGTGATGAAGCAATTGTTGAAATATCAGGTGATGGTGTCATTACAGGTGTTGGTGCAGGTAATGCAACAGTTACTGTGACAACAAGAGATGGTGGATACACAGATACTATTGAAGTTACAGTAGAAGATTACACTCAAATTACTAGCGTAGTTGTTACCGCTGATAGTATTACATTGCCAGAAGTTAATAATATTGATGTAAGAGATGAAATAGAAATAGGTTCAATTATCGAACTTACTGTAGAAATACTACCATTAGATGCAGAATATCAAGGATATACAATTTCTACATCTAACTCAAGAGCAGAAGCTGTTGGGAATGTTGTAACCTTTGTATATGGAAATACAGGACCTGGTAGTGTAAGTATTAAAATAGATTTTGAAGATGCAAGTATGGATACTTTAGAATATAGATTTACAACCATTGAAGGTGCAGGAGAAGATATTTCTATTACAGATGTAACTGTAACAACAGATGTTCTAACTTTACCTGAAGCTAATAATGATGCAATTAGAGATGAAGTTTATATTGGTACAGTCGCAACATTTAGTATTGATATTCTTCCTTTAAATGCAACTAACCAAAATTATACAATAACTACATCAAATTCTAGAGCAGAAGCTGTAGACAATGTTGTAACATTTGTATATGGAGATACAGGACCTGGTAGTGTATCTGTTTATGTAACTTTTGAAGATCCAGCTATTGGAGAATTAAATTATAGATTTACAACTCTAGAAGCGCCAGCAGAAATCTCTATTACAAGTGTTGTTGTCACAACAGATGTTTTAACTCTTCCTGAAGCTAATAATGCTGATGTTAGAGATTTAGTTGATATTGGAACAGTTGCAACATTTAGTGTTGAAATTCTTCCAGCAAATGCAACAAACCAAAACTATACAGTTACAACTTCAAATTCTAGAGCAGAAGCTGTAGGAAATGTTGTAACCTTTGTATATGGATCTACAGGACCTGGTAGTGTATCTGTTTATGTAACCTTTGAAGATCCAGCAATTGGAGAATTGAACTATAGATTTACAACTGTTGAAGTTGTAGCAGATGTCCCTATTACAAGTGTTGTTGTTACAGCAGATGTCCTAACTTTACCTGAAGCTAATAACGATGCAATTAGGGATGCTGTTGATATTGGAACAGTTGTGACGATTAGTGTTGATAGTATTCTTCCAGCAAATGCGACAAATCAAAATTATACTGTTACTACATCGAATTCTAGAGCAGAAGTAAATGGAAATGTCGTTACATTTGTTCTTGGTTCAGGAGCTGGTAGCGTATCAATTTATGTAACGTTTGAAGATACAGCGATTGGTGAATTAAATTATAGATTTACAACTGTAGTCGTCGACTAA
- a CDS encoding alpha/beta hydrolase family protein has product MENNAIEEIKGKKFVLGKAGLWSIILILVIMIASLFASLIQNDFGNVDIDTVYFEARDNQIVAYDIYKPDSATVDDKAPLMIVIAGFQRSRETQGHVALEFARRGFVVINIDPYSQGDSSSSSAVQGSAIATVEGYGSFDLIDYIYDNDDVYPFVDKDKIGVTGHSAGGNAAYQAAVYFGKDSVNNGGVSKVNSVFISGYVLSIASDITYSKSNMGMDYALYDEGAFRNSINVDAPEGTSLSDVTWMVESHDFVNSGLVKAGLPTIGYGTQIEIGKIYGNPNLGNMRQVFNTETIHAFQPYSTEATGKIIRFFEIALDFTNTDISYSNQVWIYKEILTTISLVASLTMIVPIGSLLYRIPFFEKSKKDPIIITQKRTHKRLIVYIVVFIISASFAALTYLPSSQLTFILFPKASSSVNTWFFPQRMTNAVAIWAVMSGLFSALMFFLSHILFMRPKKGVYTKGLKNEVDLWGLKISLKDFGKTVLLGLSVVVIYFSTLMLVYGLFHVDYRFIFVMAARRVNLKSVIQLLMYFPLFFVFYFSNSIRVNGSQMHGKLHENVKLLLAGLMNISGLAIILLVQYIAFFNTGTIAFTELSDGTTQWLYVNILFTLLPVMFLMPFFNRWFYKLSGNSYLGPIIITAIFILLAISNSVAYIPN; this is encoded by the coding sequence ATGGAAAACAACGCAATAGAAGAGATAAAGGGTAAAAAGTTTGTTCTTGGTAAGGCAGGTCTATGGTCAATCATATTAATTTTAGTTATAATGATTGCTTCATTATTCGCTTCTTTAATCCAAAATGACTTTGGAAATGTAGATATTGATACTGTTTATTTCGAAGCTAGAGATAATCAAATTGTAGCTTATGATATTTATAAACCAGATAGTGCTACAGTTGATGATAAAGCACCTCTGATGATTGTTATTGCTGGATTTCAAAGATCTAGAGAAACTCAAGGGCATGTTGCACTAGAGTTTGCAAGAAGAGGATTTGTTGTTATAAATATTGACCCATACTCTCAAGGGGATTCTTCAAGTAGTTCAGCAGTTCAAGGTAGTGCTATTGCAACAGTAGAAGGATATGGTTCATTTGATTTGATTGATTATATTTATGATAATGATGATGTTTATCCATTTGTAGATAAAGATAAGATTGGAGTCACAGGACATTCAGCTGGTGGTAACGCAGCTTATCAAGCAGCAGTATATTTTGGTAAAGATTCTGTCAACAATGGTGGAGTAAGTAAAGTTAATTCAGTTTTTATTAGTGGATATGTATTATCAATAGCTTCTGATATCACATACTCTAAAAGTAATATGGGTATGGATTATGCTTTATATGATGAAGGCGCATTTAGAAACTCAATCAATGTAGATGCACCAGAGGGAACAAGTTTATCTGATGTAACTTGGATGGTTGAATCACATGATTTTGTAAATTCAGGTTTAGTCAAAGCTGGTTTACCAACCATTGGGTATGGAACACAAATAGAAATTGGCAAGATTTATGGAAATCCAAATCTTGGCAATATGCGACAAGTATTTAATACTGAGACTATTCATGCTTTTCAACCTTATAGTACAGAGGCAACAGGGAAAATCATAAGATTTTTTGAAATTGCACTTGATTTTACAAATACTGATATTTCATATAGTAATCAAGTTTGGATATATAAAGAAATTTTAACAACAATTTCATTGGTTGCATCACTTACGATGATTGTTCCAATTGGCTCATTACTATATAGAATTCCATTTTTTGAAAAATCTAAAAAAGATCCAATCATTATTACACAAAAAAGAACGCATAAGCGATTGATTGTATATATTGTAGTATTTATCATTTCTGCATCATTTGCTGCATTGACTTACTTGCCTTCAAGTCAGCTCACATTTATATTATTTCCAAAAGCAAGTAGTTCAGTCAATACATGGTTTTTCCCGCAAAGAATGACCAATGCAGTAGCTATATGGGCAGTCATGAGTGGATTATTCTCAGCATTAATGTTTTTCTTAAGCCATATACTCTTCATGAGACCTAAAAAGGGTGTATATACTAAAGGATTAAAAAATGAAGTTGATTTATGGGGATTAAAAATCTCATTAAAAGATTTTGGAAAGACTGTTTTATTAGGATTAAGTGTTGTTGTTATTTATTTTTCAACCCTAATGCTTGTTTATGGATTGTTCCATGTGGATTATAGATTCATATTTGTGATGGCAGCAAGACGAGTCAATCTAAAATCAGTGATTCAACTCTTGATGTATTTCCCATTATTCTTTGTCTTTTATTTCTCTAATTCAATTAGAGTAAATGGTAGTCAAATGCATGGGAAATTACATGAAAATGTTAAATTATTACTTGCAGGGTTAATGAATATTTCAGGACTAGCAATTATTTTACTTGTTCAATACATCGCATTTTTTAATACAGGAACAATTGCGTTTACTGAATTAAGTGATGGAACGACTCAATGGTTATATGTCAATATCTTATTTACATTATTACCTGTGATGTTCTTAATGCCATTCTTTAATAGATGGTTTTATAAATTAAGTGGTAATTCATATTTAGGACCAATCATTATCACTGCAATCTTTATTTTACTAGCTATTAGTAACTCAGTTGCATATATACCTAATTGA
- a CDS encoding LysR family transcriptional regulator: MTLQQLKYFVSVCDHGSLSQAAKVLYITQPALTSAINNLEKEYNLSLFERKHNSMILTKDGEFFYEKAKVILEHVDIFERDLVDLSEKKTTIRIGVPPMIGSFLFPKIYDQYMLEHLDAKFEIWEEGSLSIRNKILTNTLDLGFSILNDSEHEAYQKEVILETELLFCVSKSNPLSKKEYLDISDIKNEPIILMREGFFQSRLIKGMYNDIGQTPNIVLVSSQILVIRNFVKINAGGAFLIKELVDPEDKTIVGIPFKESLKLRIGLIWRKNVELHLGAIEFVNYLKNVT; encoded by the coding sequence ATGACCTTACAACAATTAAAATATTTTGTTTCAGTGTGTGATCATGGATCTTTAAGTCAAGCTGCTAAAGTCCTGTATATAACTCAACCTGCTTTAACTTCAGCTATTAATAATTTAGAAAAAGAATATAATTTGAGTTTATTTGAAAGAAAACATAATTCAATGATTTTAACTAAGGATGGCGAGTTTTTTTATGAAAAAGCAAAAGTCATTTTAGAGCATGTTGATATATTTGAACGTGATTTAGTAGATTTGTCAGAGAAAAAGACAACGATAAGAATTGGTGTGCCACCAATGATAGGATCATTTTTATTTCCTAAAATATATGATCAATATATGTTAGAACATCTGGATGCGAAATTTGAGATATGGGAAGAAGGATCTTTGAGTATCAGAAATAAGATTTTAACTAATACCCTAGATTTAGGATTTTCAATTTTGAATGATAGTGAACATGAAGCTTATCAAAAAGAAGTCATTTTAGAAACTGAATTACTATTTTGTGTCTCTAAATCAAATCCGTTGTCTAAAAAAGAGTATTTAGATATAAGTGATATTAAAAACGAACCTATTATTTTGATGCGAGAAGGATTTTTTCAATCTAGGTTGATTAAAGGTATGTATAATGATATTGGTCAAACACCAAACATTGTATTAGTATCTAGTCAAATTTTAGTCATTCGTAATTTTGTTAAGATTAATGCTGGAGGAGCTTTTTTAATTAAAGAACTTGTTGATCCAGAAGATAAAACTATTGTAGGTATTCCATTTAAAGAAAGTCTTAAATTAAGGATTGGATTAATATGGAGAAAAAATGTAGAATTGCATTTAGGAGCCATAGAATTCGTTAATTATTTAAAAAATGTTACCTAG
- a CDS encoding ADP-ribosylglycohydrolase family protein gives MKKYIYPALLANAATLGVHWIYNVQYLQNLSEKQSLLFLVQDEQVFKQAAPSFFAYPNTVLGDLSVQGEILKWLYDAKSSNNKFNQADYKTLLLSKFLPGGSYKGYVESYGKKLVAIDLLDQLKTDSSQITLNDDQLVGFIPYILAKELDLSLDDAWSLASLFTKQSFYLDYYRMFDSILENPEEENIKHAIEQSLILAPKDKLPTLEKAIQMSNTNDFIEEYAGRACSVDDAIPVIIHVLYHSTSFEDALNINAKIGGASADRSLLIGAILSQVYDIPTDWNEKVSPKLILK, from the coding sequence TTGAAAAAATATATATACCCAGCATTACTAGCAAATGCCGCAACATTAGGTGTCCATTGGATTTATAATGTTCAATATTTACAAAACTTGTCTGAAAAACAATCTTTATTATTTTTAGTTCAAGACGAACAAGTATTCAAGCAAGCTGCTCCATCTTTCTTTGCATATCCCAATACAGTACTTGGCGACTTATCAGTTCAAGGTGAAATCCTGAAATGGCTTTATGATGCAAAATCAAGTAATAATAAATTTAATCAAGCTGATTATAAAACCTTATTGTTAAGTAAGTTCTTACCTGGTGGCTCATATAAAGGTTATGTGGAAAGTTATGGGAAAAAATTAGTTGCTATTGACTTATTAGATCAGCTAAAAACAGATAGTAGTCAGATAACTTTAAATGATGATCAACTCGTCGGATTCATTCCTTATATCCTTGCCAAAGAATTAGATTTATCTCTTGATGATGCATGGTCTTTAGCAAGTCTATTTACAAAACAATCTTTTTATCTTGATTATTATCGTATGTTTGACTCCATATTAGAAAATCCTGAAGAAGAAAATATAAAACATGCTATTGAGCAATCACTTATACTTGCCCCTAAAGACAAGTTACCTACTTTAGAAAAGGCAATACAAATGTCAAACACGAATGACTTTATTGAAGAGTATGCTGGCAGAGCTTGTTCTGTTGATGATGCTATCCCTGTAATCATTCATGTTTTATATCATTCAACAAGTTTTGAAGATGCTTTAAATATAAATGCTAAAATAGGTGGTGCTTCAGCAGATCGATCACTTTTAATTGGTGCAATCCTTAGTCAAGTATATGATATACCTACTGACTGGAATGAAAAAGTATCTCCTAAACTCATCTTAAAATAA
- a CDS encoding transposase translates to MLNRDQKNNTKNLQVVDIDSLVPQNHLVRKVDKVMQFDFIYDIVEHLYSDDMGRPSIDPVVLFKIVFIQYLFNIRSMRRTIEEIEVNVAYRWFLGYDFSDDIPHFSTFGKNYVRRFKDTDIFEEIFNTILYQAMNLKLVKMDNIFVDSTHIKAYANKRRVNDILINDSTHKYVKQLHEEINELRLKEGKKIIDYDSPKKAIISLTDPDCGMFHKGEKERQLAYSNQVISDENGWVLSSEMFAGNLHDSITGLDTVVNYLDTHKEVKVAVMDSGYDNPILLNEIYKRKVLPVLPYKRPKGKDGSIGLNGERHLTKNRFDYIEMHDYYICPNEKILTYRGTNKLGYREYKTRVKDCIECPFKAQCTNQKTRSLTRHQLEYVNPLIKETRLSEIGRELYPKRKSSVERVFGISKMNHCLGVTYLRGRQKNEDRSFMIFSMYNLKKLAALMWT, encoded by the coding sequence ATGTTAAATAGAGATCAAAAAAACAACACCAAGAATCTACAAGTCGTTGATATTGATTCACTTGTCCCACAAAATCATTTAGTCCGCAAGGTGGATAAAGTGATGCAGTTTGATTTTATCTATGATATTGTCGAGCATTTATATTCAGATGATATGGGCAGACCTTCAATTGATCCAGTCGTTTTATTTAAAATTGTCTTTATTCAATATTTATTTAACATTCGTTCGATGAGACGTACGATTGAAGAAATCGAAGTAAACGTTGCATATCGTTGGTTTTTAGGATATGATTTTTCCGATGACATTCCTCATTTCTCAACATTTGGAAAAAATTACGTTAGACGATTTAAAGACACAGATATATTTGAAGAAATTTTCAACACCATTTTATATCAAGCAATGAACTTAAAGTTAGTCAAGATGGATAACATCTTTGTCGATTCAACACATATTAAAGCATATGCCAATAAAAGACGTGTTAATGATATCTTAATCAATGATTCAACACATAAATATGTTAAACAGCTCCATGAAGAAATTAATGAACTTAGACTAAAAGAAGGTAAGAAAATCATTGATTATGATAGCCCAAAGAAAGCAATCATCAGTTTAACTGATCCAGATTGCGGGATGTTTCATAAAGGTGAAAAAGAGCGACAATTAGCCTACAGCAATCAAGTGATCAGCGATGAGAACGGTTGGGTTTTATCCTCTGAGATGTTTGCAGGAAACCTTCATGATAGTATAACAGGATTAGATACAGTAGTTAACTATCTAGATACCCATAAGGAAGTTAAAGTGGCAGTCATGGACTCTGGATATGATAATCCAATTCTTCTTAATGAAATATATAAGCGAAAAGTCCTACCTGTATTGCCATATAAACGGCCTAAAGGAAAAGATGGTTCTATAGGTCTAAATGGAGAACGGCACCTTACAAAGAATAGATTTGATTATATTGAAATGCATGACTATTATATATGTCCTAATGAAAAGATACTAACTTACAGAGGAACCAATAAACTAGGATACCGTGAATACAAGACACGTGTTAAAGATTGTATAGAATGCCCATTTAAAGCACAGTGTACAAATCAAAAAACAAGAAGTTTAACAAGACATCAATTAGAGTATGTAAATCCTTTAATCAAAGAAACGAGACTCTCAGAGATTGGAAGGGAGCTTTATCCCAAAAGAAAATCATCAGTTGAAAGAGTTTTTGGGATTTCAAAGATGAATCACTGTCTAGGTGTTACCTATTTAAGGGGACGTCAAAAGAATGAAGATCGAAGCTTCATGATTTTTAGTATGTATAATTTGAAAAAGTTAGCCGCATTAATGTGGACATAG
- a CDS encoding flavodoxin family protein, with amino-acid sequence MKKCIVYYSKTGHTKNVVDKFNDFDVFVVSAESDDPNNDHPVLTNIPDILTYDHIIFACPVHGFQMSKIMRAYMIGLKDLNHKVIDLFVTHLFRFSFLGGNQTLKQMTRIIKARGGHVRYQTSINRRSKNSNDVMIEIIKKYSK; translated from the coding sequence ATGAAAAAATGTATTGTATATTATTCAAAAACTGGACATACTAAAAATGTAGTTGATAAGTTTAATGATTTTGATGTATTTGTGGTAAGTGCAGAGTCAGATGATCCAAACAATGATCATCCTGTATTAACAAATATACCTGATATCCTTACATACGATCATATAATTTTTGCTTGTCCTGTGCATGGCTTTCAAATGTCAAAAATTATGAGAGCTTATATGATTGGACTAAAAGATTTAAATCATAAAGTTATTGATTTATTTGTAACACATTTATTTAGATTTTCATTTCTTGGAGGAAACCAAACACTTAAACAAATGACTAGAATCATTAAAGCAAGAGGTGGACATGTTAGATATCAAACTTCTATCAATAGAAGATCTAAGAATAGTAATGATGTTATGATTGAAATTATTAAAAAATACAGTAAATAA
- a CDS encoding polysaccharide biosynthesis protein has product MKQSRMKRIKQIIAFISFDVIAISITYMIAILMFRVLDVPVNTGEIWYALPIIIVFKVLIYSFFGMYSMLVNHIGFEDVVKITFVTIFTNVSIVVFIWLTDAHFMYKTAYFFITIAEVSLITLPRVANRLILYFKINWDWNKALGRRTLIIGAGSAGEAILKEIYRNKDLNNMPMGFIDDDVTKIGSRLSGIKILGKLDEIENFIDQLQIEEIVIAINDFPSKKIRELSQLTTHRHVRIKKMMSVSELNEQSRPRIIDIRIEDLLDREEITLEDDQIETFIKGEVVLVTGGGGSIGSELCRQIVKLEPKKIIIFDIYENNAYDIQQEILRTFKKQNKEIDLVVWIGSVYNLKRLETLFQTFKPTLVFHAAAYKHVPLMEDSAVEAVRTNVIGTYNCSSLAKKYNAKKFVLVSSDKAVRSTNIMGATKRFAELIIQDQQNGQKGTKFSAVRFGNVLGSNGSVIPLFKKQIEDGGPVTVTHQEITRYFMTIPEAVGLILQCGVFAQGGEVFILDMGEPTKIVNLAEKMISLNGLKPYEDIEIEFTGLRPGEKLFEELLVDHEYGSQLKTQNEKIFIEKQRDVKKEELDFEILCGKLENLDNEEVKDCVAKIIKTYNRNGNGEHKKN; this is encoded by the coding sequence ATGAAACAATCTAGAATGAAACGTATTAAACAAATTATTGCATTCATTAGTTTTGATGTTATTGCTATATCAATTACATATATGATTGCTATACTTATGTTTAGAGTATTAGATGTCCCAGTCAATACAGGTGAAATCTGGTATGCTTTACCAATTATTATTGTATTTAAAGTACTTATTTATAGCTTTTTTGGAATGTATAGTATGCTGGTTAATCATATTGGATTTGAAGATGTGGTTAAAATAACATTTGTAACTATTTTCACAAATGTTTCAATTGTTGTCTTTATTTGGCTAACAGATGCACATTTTATGTATAAAACAGCCTATTTCTTTATTACAATTGCTGAAGTTTCATTAATTACATTACCTAGAGTTGCTAATCGTTTGATTTTATATTTTAAAATCAATTGGGATTGGAATAAAGCTTTAGGAAGAAGAACATTAATTATTGGTGCTGGTTCAGCAGGTGAAGCAATTTTAAAAGAAATTTATCGAAATAAGGATTTAAACAATATGCCTATGGGCTTTATAGATGATGATGTCACTAAAATAGGCTCAAGACTATCAGGTATTAAAATTTTAGGAAAACTTGATGAAATTGAAAATTTTATCGATCAATTACAAATAGAAGAAATTGTTATCGCAATTAATGATTTCCCATCTAAAAAAATTCGTGAACTTAGTCAATTAACTACACATAGACATGTAAGAATTAAAAAAATGATGTCTGTATCGGAATTAAATGAACAAAGTAGACCTAGAATTATAGATATTAGAATTGAAGATTTGCTTGATAGAGAAGAAATCACATTAGAAGATGATCAAATAGAAACATTTATCAAAGGTGAAGTTGTCTTAGTTACTGGTGGTGGTGGATCTATTGGTAGTGAATTATGTAGACAAATTGTTAAACTAGAACCTAAAAAAATTATTATTTTTGATATTTATGAAAATAATGCATATGATATTCAACAAGAAATTTTAAGAACTTTTAAAAAACAAAATAAAGAAATTGACTTAGTTGTTTGGATTGGTAGTGTTTATAATTTAAAACGACTTGAAACATTATTTCAGACCTTTAAACCTACACTTGTATTTCATGCAGCAGCATATAAACATGTTCCTTTAATGGAAGATAGTGCTGTTGAAGCAGTTAGAACCAATGTCATTGGTACTTATAATTGCTCAAGTCTAGCGAAAAAATACAATGCTAAAAAATTTGTTTTAGTAAGTAGTGATAAAGCAGTTAGATCTACAAATATTATGGGTGCAACTAAGCGCTTTGCTGAGCTTATTATCCAAGATCAACAAAACGGACAAAAGGGCACTAAATTTAGTGCTGTAAGATTTGGAAACGTATTAGGTAGCAATGGTAGTGTTATTCCTTTATTTAAAAAGCAAATCGAAGATGGTGGTCCAGTGACTGTAACTCATCAAGAGATTACAAGATATTTTATGACCATTCCTGAAGCTGTAGGATTGATTCTACAATGTGGTGTATTTGCTCAAGGTGGAGAAGTCTTCATTTTAGATATGGGTGAACCAACTAAAATCGTTAATTTAGCAGAAAAAATGATAAGTTTAAATGGACTTAAACCTTATGAAGATATTGAAATTGAATTTACCGGATTAAGACCAGGCGAAAAACTATTTGAAGAATTATTGGTTGATCATGAATATGGTAGCCAATTAAAAACTCAAAATGAAAAAATATTTATTGAAAAGCAAAGAGATGTTAAAAAAGAAGAGCTTGATTTTGAAATATTATGTGGTAAATTAGAAAATCTTGATAATGAAGAAGTCAAAGATTGTGTAGCAAAAATCATCAAAACTTATAATCGTAATGGTAATGGTGAACATAAGAAAAACTAA